The following coding sequences are from one Triticum aestivum cultivar Chinese Spring chromosome 5A, IWGSC CS RefSeq v2.1, whole genome shotgun sequence window:
- the LOC123107163 gene encoding uncharacterized protein: MAACGAKEGLEDNQSGGCVGLYAEGRPHAHQHSRWPEPEHNFEYYMMHLKILNMKTRSEHNSTWHWWLGSTGSVIVLILLLQKEIVDHDLAEQMEEPMAQQLEADINALVYNKQQLALRAKATIHQ; encoded by the exons ATGGCGGCTTGCGGGGCAAAGGAAGGATTGGAAGACAATCAATCTGGAGGGTGTGTGGGACTTTATGCAGAGGGGCGTCCACATGCTCATCAACATTCTCGATGGCCAGAGCCCGAGCACAACTTCGAGTACTACATGATGCATCTGAAGATTCTGAACAT GAAAACAAGATCAGAGCATAATTCTACTTGGCATTGGTGGCTGGGGTCAACAGGTTCAGTGATTGTTCTTATACTTTTG CTTCAGAAGGAAATCGTGGATCATGATCTTGCGGAGCAGATGGAGGAGCCCATGGCCCAGCAGCTGGAAGCGGACATCAATGCTCTGGTTTATAACAAGCAGCAACTGGCCCTGCGAGCAAAAGCCACTATCCATCAATGA